The nucleotide sequence AAGACGGAAATCTGATGTTTATTTCCAGAAAAGATTACCAGATTAAACATATGGGCCATCGGATTGAACTGGGAGAAATTGAGGTGGCCATCAATGCGCTGCCCTTTGTGGAGGCTGCCTGCTGTATTTACGATGAGAAGCAGGAAAAGATTGTCCTGTTTTATCAGGCGGCGGAAAAATGTGACAGAGAACTTCTGAAAAGCCTGGGACAGTCCCTGCCCAAATATATGTTTCCCAACCGGCTGGAATATTTTGAAAAACTTCCGCTGAATAAAAATGCCAAGATTGACCGTACCCTGTTGAAGGAAAAACTGTAAGAAAAGCAGGAAAAGAAGCGGCAGGAAAACGGTAAGGGAAGGAATGGAAAAGATGGAAATTTATCAGAAGGGAATCATCGCAGGCGGGACCGGACTTTTGTATCAGGCGGCAGATTTGCTGAAAAAAAGCGGCCGGGCAGAGAAAATTGAGTTATATTTCTGTAATCAGAACGGTTTTGGAAAAGGAGAAACAGAGTTTCCCTGTCATCAGGTTTCTGAAAAATCAGAGCTGATGGACATGCTGAAACAGGAGACAGAAAAAACCCTGGTATTATCCGTAATGAATCCCTGGCTGTTTCCGGAAGAAGTCCTTGAGAATCCCTGCCTTCTGGTGGTAAACCTTCACCATGCGCTGCTCCCCGCCCACCGGGGCAGAAATGCCGAGGCCTGGGCCATTTATGAGGGAGATGAAAAAGCCGGAATCACCTGGCACAAAGTGGACGCCGGAATTGACACAGGAGCTGTTTATCTTCAGAAAGAAGTGGAAATTGACAGCCGGATGACTTCATTAAAACTTTTGTCGAAGCTGAATGAAGCGGCCCTGGAAGGGCTGGAGGAATTGCTGCAGGGAGATTTCAAAGAGCATAAGGCTGATGATTCCCAGGGGACAGGAACCGGAAAGCCGCACCTTGCAAAAGACATTCCCAATGACGGATGGCTGGATTTGTCCTGGAACCCGGAACAGATCAGCCGGTTTCTGCGTGCCATGGATTATGGAGTAATAAATGTATTTGGAAAACCCAGAGTCAGACTGCCGGAAGGCGTCCATGTATGGAAAGCCTGGAAAATTTCCGAGGAGGAAGGACCGGAGGAAACCAGATACGATGAGACAAAGCGGGAGCTTTGCATCCGGAAAGACGGAAAACTGATTACACTGAAAAAGATGAAAAAAATGGAGGAAAATAACAAATGAAAGAGAAATTACTGGAGATTTTAAATGATTTGAGACCGGACGTGGAGTTTGAAAAAGAGACAAAATTAATTGACGATGGGATTCTGGATTCCTTTGACATTGTTTCCCTGGTATCGGAGCTGAACTCTGAATTTGACGTGGAGATTAACGTGATGGATCTGGAACCGGTGAATTTCAATACGATTCAGGCAATGATGGAGTTAATTGAGAAGCTGCAGGAAGAAGGCTGAGACAATTCTTCTGTTTATGAAGTGAACAGTAATAAAATCACTGATTTGAAGGGAAATGAAAGATGGATTTTATTTCAGTTACATTTATGATATTTATTCTTATACTGATTTGCCTTTACTTCCTGGTGCCGGATAAATACAAATGGATGGTGCTGCTGGCAGGCAGCTATGTTTTCTATGCATTTTCCGGGATAAAACTGATGATTTTCCTCATTTTTACCACAGGGGTAACTTTTGTAAGCGGCAGGAAGCTGGGGGATATCAATGAGGAATCCTCCCGGTATCTGAAAGAGCATAAGGCGGATTTGACCAGGGACGAGAAAAAACAGTATAAGAGCCAGATTACCGCCCGCAAGAAGCGGATTGTGACAGCCGCTGTAGTGGTCAATCTGGGTATTCTGATTTTTCTGAAATACTTTAACTTTATTGCCAAAAACATCAATCTTGTGATTGGACAGTTTGGGGTGACAGAGAAAGTTCCGCTGCTGAATCTGCTGCTGCCGCTGGGGATTTCCTTTTATACCCTGCAGTCCATTGCCTATATTGTGGATTTGTACCGGGGAAAGTACCAGGCAGACAGGAACTTTCTGAAATTTGCCCTGTTTATGTCCTTTTTCCCTCAGATTATACAGGGCCCTATCGCCAGGTATGACCAGCTGGCTTCTCAGTTATATGAGCCCCATAAGTTTGATTACACCAGAGTGACCCAGGGCTTCCAGCTTGTTCTCTGGGGGTATATGAAGAAGCTGATTCTGGCGGACCGTCTGGCGGTTGCGGTGAATTTTATCTTTGACGACCCGGCGCCCCATGAAGGCTTTATTCTGTTTTTTGCTGCAGCCGGATACGGGCTGCAGGTATATGCGGATTTCTCCGGTGGTATGGATATCGCCCGCGGAGTTTCCCAGGTGCTGGGCATTGAACTGGCGCTGAATTTTGAGAGGCCCTATTTTGCAAAATCAGTGGAGGAATTCTGGCGCAGGTGGCATATTACACTGGGCTCCTGGATGCGGGATTATGTGTTCTATCCCCTGTCCCTGTCCAAAAACTTTGCAAATCTGGGCAAACGAACCAGGAAGATTTTCGGCAATTATATCGGTAAGAAACTGCCTACCTTTCTGTCCATGTTTATCGTGTTTTTGCTGGTGGGCGTCTGGCATGGTTCCAGCTGGAAATATGTGGCCTACGGAATCTGGAACGGAGTGATTATTGTATCCAGTATACTGCTGGAGCCGGTATATCAGAAGATGGCTCAGAAGTGCGGCATGGATACGGAGTCTGCCGGCTGGAAATTTTTCCAGATGTTCCGGACCTTTGTGCTGTGCAGCTTCGGACGTTTCTTTTCCAGAGGAAAAACCTGCATGAAAGCCATTGACATGTTTATACGTGCCCTGGCCTTCCCCAATCCCTGGGTATTTTTCAACGGAGGCTTTCTGAATTTCGGCCTGTCCTACAAGGACTATAATGTGATTTTTATTTCGATTCTTGTACTGCTGGTGGTTGGAATCATGCAGGAGCGGGGTGTTCATATCAGAGAAAAAATTGCGGAGCAGCACATCTGTTTCCGCTGGGTGATTTATCTGGGAGCAGTGCTTACCCTGCTGGTGTTCGGCTATTACGGAGGCGGCTATTCCGCCAGCGAATTTATCTATCAGCAGTTTTAAGGAGAAGACAGTATGACAAAGAAACAGGGATTCAAAATTGTATTATTTCTTCTGATTCTGGGCATTCTTATCTATCCCCTTCTGGGTATCTTTCAGATTGCGGCGGAAGGGGATACACTGGGTATTAAAAAACGTTATAATGAATTTTACGGAGAGCCGGAAAACACCTGGGACTGCGTGATGGTAGGGACAAGCTGTGTGGACCGGGAGTGGATTGCGCCTCTGGCCTGGAAAAATTACGGGATGACCGTGTATGCCATGAATACCGATGTGCAGCCTCTGTACCTGACCACAAATGTATTAACGGAAGTACGTAAAACCCAGGACATCAAACTGGCTGTGGTGGATGTGCGGGGAATCAAAATGAAATCTCTGCGGCCGGATGAAGTCAGAATCCGGAGGGTGACGGACTGTATGAGGTTTTCCGCCAACCAGTGGGAGGCTGTAAACAAAGGCATCCAGTTTCATAATGCATATTACAGTGACGAAGAAGTGCTGAAGAAACTGAAAAAAAATAAAGAAGAAGTGCCGGAGCCTCTGGATGCAGTGGCCATGCATGTGCCTTTTGTGAAATATCATTCCAGATGGGAGTCGGGCCTTCGGAAAATTGATTTTGTGGGCACCGATACCATTGAAAGCACCATGAAGGGCGTCTATGATTTTGAGAATACGCCCTTTACGGTGGAAGAAATAATACCCACTTTTGTGACGGATAAGCAGGCGGAGTTAAATGAACTTCAGACGGGAGTTCTGGATGAAATTCTGGAATACGGGAAGGAAACAGATCTGGAACTTCTGTTTATCGCCTCTCCCACCCAGCTCAGCAAGAAAGAACAGCCGGAAATAAACGCGGCCCTTGCATACCTGGAGGAACAGGGAGCAAACGTCATCAATTATAATACGGAAGAGATGTATGAGGAAATCGGCATCAATTTTTCCGAAGATCTGTACAACCGGCACCATCTGAACTCCAGAGGCGCCGTAAAGTTTACGGAATATTTTTCAAAATATCTGAATGATACGTACCAT is from Lachnospiraceae bacterium JLR.KK002 and encodes:
- a CDS encoding phosphopantetheine-binding protein, translated to MKEKLLEILNDLRPDVEFEKETKLIDDGILDSFDIVSLVSELNSEFDVEINVMDLEPVNFNTIQAMMELIEKLQEEG
- a CDS encoding MBOAT family O-acyltransferase → MDFISVTFMIFILILICLYFLVPDKYKWMVLLAGSYVFYAFSGIKLMIFLIFTTGVTFVSGRKLGDINEESSRYLKEHKADLTRDEKKQYKSQITARKKRIVTAAVVVNLGILIFLKYFNFIAKNINLVIGQFGVTEKVPLLNLLLPLGISFYTLQSIAYIVDLYRGKYQADRNFLKFALFMSFFPQIIQGPIARYDQLASQLYEPHKFDYTRVTQGFQLVLWGYMKKLILADRLAVAVNFIFDDPAPHEGFILFFAAAGYGLQVYADFSGGMDIARGVSQVLGIELALNFERPYFAKSVEEFWRRWHITLGSWMRDYVFYPLSLSKNFANLGKRTRKIFGNYIGKKLPTFLSMFIVFLLVGVWHGSSWKYVAYGIWNGVIIVSSILLEPVYQKMAQKCGMDTESAGWKFFQMFRTFVLCSFGRFFSRGKTCMKAIDMFIRALAFPNPWVFFNGGFLNFGLSYKDYNVIFISILVLLVVGIMQERGVHIREKIAEQHICFRWVIYLGAVLTLLVFGYYGGGYSASEFIYQQF
- a CDS encoding formyltransferase family protein, yielding MEIYQKGIIAGGTGLLYQAADLLKKSGRAEKIELYFCNQNGFGKGETEFPCHQVSEKSELMDMLKQETEKTLVLSVMNPWLFPEEVLENPCLLVVNLHHALLPAHRGRNAEAWAIYEGDEKAGITWHKVDAGIDTGAVYLQKEVEIDSRMTSLKLLSKLNEAALEGLEELLQGDFKEHKADDSQGTGTGKPHLAKDIPNDGWLDLSWNPEQISRFLRAMDYGVINVFGKPRVRLPEGVHVWKAWKISEEEGPEETRYDETKRELCIRKDGKLITLKKMKKMEENNK